Proteins encoded together in one Leptospira semungkisensis window:
- a CDS encoding NnrS family protein — protein MRFSSFFSSDIWSIAFRPFFLGAAIHALFAILVWILILFSVISSPFLVGGIQMHSYEMVFGFSRAILVGFLFTAGQNWTKSILIQGKELCFLFALWVLGRFCFLSSPAISYAALTFDLYFDILVLFYLLPAFFKKGQEHNRIIGILYSLLFFLHVLVAFSFLGAISNDWSMHFIHLSIFVILQFLLLIAGRILPFFSSVAVAGSNPRKFLTLERMIQYGGLAFLVLEFGIYFAPEFSTYAGYFCFSFSIINLVRWYFWEPWKSLRIPILWILHTGYFWLSIGFFYLGLSHLGTFPVSSAFHIFTVGAIGVFTYGMITRVSLGHTGRPIRASKLTVLGYVFLNLAVISRVFFPLWNKYREAYFVSAAFWIGAFLLFLIQYTKILINPRADLKPGPKV, from the coding sequence ATGAGATTTTCTTCCTTCTTTAGCTCAGACATTTGGTCGATCGCTTTCCGTCCTTTTTTCTTAGGAGCCGCTATCCACGCATTATTCGCGATACTCGTATGGATCCTCATCTTGTTCTCCGTGATTTCTTCGCCTTTCTTAGTGGGAGGAATTCAAATGCATTCCTACGAAATGGTCTTCGGCTTCTCTCGAGCAATCCTAGTCGGCTTTCTTTTTACTGCAGGACAAAATTGGACCAAAAGCATCCTGATCCAAGGGAAGGAACTCTGTTTTCTATTCGCACTTTGGGTCTTAGGAAGATTCTGCTTTTTGTCATCTCCCGCAATCTCCTACGCAGCATTAACCTTTGATCTCTATTTCGATATCCTCGTTCTTTTCTATCTTCTCCCCGCCTTCTTCAAGAAAGGACAAGAACACAATCGAATTATTGGTATCCTATATTCTTTATTATTTTTTCTTCATGTTCTTGTAGCATTTTCCTTTTTAGGAGCGATCTCTAATGACTGGAGTATGCACTTCATACATCTATCCATCTTTGTGATCTTGCAATTCCTTCTACTGATAGCAGGAAGGATTTTGCCTTTCTTCTCCTCTGTCGCTGTAGCCGGATCAAATCCCAGAAAGTTCCTTACGTTAGAGAGGATGATTCAGTATGGTGGACTCGCTTTCTTGGTTCTAGAGTTCGGAATATATTTTGCTCCCGAATTTTCAACTTATGCGGGATACTTTTGCTTTTCCTTCTCGATCATAAATCTTGTCCGTTGGTATTTTTGGGAGCCTTGGAAATCTCTTCGAATCCCTATCCTTTGGATCCTACACACTGGATATTTTTGGTTAAGCATAGGTTTTTTCTATCTCGGGCTATCTCATTTAGGAACTTTTCCGGTTTCTTCTGCGTTTCATATCTTTACAGTTGGAGCAATCGGAGTCTTTACCTATGGAATGATCACTAGGGTTTCACTAGGCCACACAGGAAGACCAATACGCGCATCTAAACTTACTGTACTTGGCTACGTCTTTCTAAATCTCGCCGTAATTTCTAGAGTCTTTTTTCCCCTCTGGAATAAATATAGAGAAGCCTATTTTGTTTCTGCAGCTTTTTGGATCGGAGCCTTCCTTCTTTTTCTGATTCAATATACGAAAATCTTAATAAATCCCAGGGCAGATCTAAAACCAGGCCCCAAAGTTTGA
- a CDS encoding nitric oxide reductase activation protein NorD produces MGWDEFLFKHLYRSALDLFSEEKSSILEKRKVSLSSIKDRLSILAKSLTGENIEIFSAEREGGFQNSAFFLPNQYFAGNTKEDNLNFYIFRILYLSEQKNLGLNWGPGEERSRKESLQKAFKYYPIIMESLQNSYLGARALLDSVVANEIEFRRSSKDKKGEEEDLSFLHGIWMSPSIERVESLSLHSNTEKPHIEEIRTELLGIAREKIRTLEVDQKSQQDYTLQHQFEKVDTIEEFSGTWRDFDGTDELSEQKEALQELDLRDTVRSDEPTHSVFRTEFLSGFGASESNEILSEKEPIRYDEWDFGKRKYKTGYCSVYPKRLIAKDPQFTSQVYTEHFTTLNFMRSRLNRFANERMAINRQSDGEELDIDAIVDFYTDIQSGCIPSENIYISKRKRLREVSILILADTSLSTDSYVDNQRILDVEKVSLLLFGQICSEFGDRFQIDSFSSRTRNHCDYFSIKRFDETWEKTRDRIGPMQSNGYTRIGPAIRHAISQIQKETSSKRYILLLTDGKPNDYDRYEGRYGIEDVKQAIRECEKSNIGLFALAVDKESKRYLPAMLGLGSYRILPNPSHLPEALADFYIKLIR; encoded by the coding sequence ATGGGCTGGGACGAATTCTTATTCAAGCATCTCTATAGATCCGCACTAGATCTATTCTCCGAAGAAAAAAGTTCTATATTAGAAAAAAGAAAAGTTTCTCTTTCTTCCATTAAGGATCGTCTCTCCATCTTGGCCAAATCTTTAACGGGAGAGAACATAGAGATCTTTTCTGCGGAGAGAGAAGGTGGCTTTCAGAATAGCGCATTCTTTCTTCCAAATCAATATTTTGCAGGCAATACGAAAGAAGATAATCTGAATTTTTATATATTCAGGATCCTTTATTTATCCGAGCAGAAGAATCTTGGTTTGAATTGGGGACCGGGCGAAGAAAGAAGTAGAAAGGAATCATTGCAGAAGGCTTTCAAATATTATCCTATCATAATGGAAAGTCTACAGAACTCGTATCTGGGCGCGCGTGCCTTATTGGATTCTGTGGTTGCAAACGAGATCGAGTTTAGAAGATCTAGCAAGGATAAGAAAGGCGAGGAGGAAGATCTTTCTTTCTTACATGGAATTTGGATGTCGCCTTCTATAGAAAGAGTAGAATCTCTTTCTTTGCATTCAAATACGGAAAAGCCTCATATAGAGGAGATTCGGACAGAGCTTTTGGGGATCGCGAGAGAAAAGATCCGCACCTTAGAAGTGGATCAAAAGTCTCAGCAGGATTATACGCTTCAGCATCAATTCGAGAAAGTAGATACTATCGAAGAATTCTCCGGAACTTGGAGAGATTTTGATGGAACAGATGAACTTTCGGAACAGAAGGAAGCTCTTCAAGAATTGGATCTGAGAGATACAGTACGCTCCGATGAACCTACACATTCCGTATTTCGGACTGAATTTCTATCTGGATTCGGGGCTTCTGAGAGTAATGAGATCCTTTCAGAAAAAGAGCCTATTCGATACGATGAATGGGATTTTGGAAAACGAAAATACAAGACTGGTTATTGTAGCGTATACCCTAAGAGATTGATAGCAAAGGATCCTCAATTTACCTCTCAGGTTTATACGGAACATTTTACCACATTGAATTTCATGCGTTCTAGATTGAATCGATTCGCCAATGAGAGAATGGCAATCAATCGCCAATCGGATGGGGAGGAGTTGGATATAGATGCGATCGTCGACTTTTATACGGATATTCAGTCGGGTTGCATTCCTTCAGAAAATATTTATATTTCTAAAAGAAAGAGATTGAGAGAAGTCTCCATTTTAATCTTAGCGGACACAAGTTTATCAACAGATTCTTATGTAGATAACCAAAGGATCTTAGATGTAGAAAAAGTTTCTTTGCTTTTGTTCGGACAAATATGTTCCGAATTCGGGGATAGATTTCAGATCGATTCATTCTCTTCGAGAACAAGGAATCATTGCGATTACTTTTCTATTAAGAGATTCGATGAGACTTGGGAAAAAACGAGAGATAGAATTGGACCCATGCAGTCGAACGGATATACTCGCATTGGACCAGCGATCCGACATGCGATTTCTCAGATCCAAAAAGAAACAAGCTCCAAGAGATATATCCTTCTTCTAACAGACGGAAAGCCGAATGATTACGATCGATACGAAGGAAGATACGGAATTGAGGATGTGAAGCAGGCAATCCGAGAATGCGAAAAATCGAATATAGGATTGTTTGCATTGGCGGTAGATAAGGAGTCCAAAAGGTATTTGCCGGCCATGCTAGGCCTGGGTTCTTATCGGATCCTTCCGAATCCATCCCATTTGCCCGAAGCACTGGCCGACTTTTACATTAAACTAATCCGATAA
- a CDS encoding CbbQ/NirQ/NorQ/GpvN family protein produces the protein MKKLDNASEPKDTANLPYYKSTGNEIDVFEHAHRNKLPVLLKGPTGSGKSRFVEFMAARLGLPLVSVSCHEETSAVDLLGRFLIKGSETIWQDGPLTRSIRMGAILYVDEIAEARPDVLVAIHPLTDYRREIYLDRKNESVSAPSSFMLVASYNPGYQRGWKELKPSTRQRFISMQFDYPNSKVEEEILFAETGVLLSIASQLVKLGQKIRNLTELGLIESCSTRLLVDAAKLITSGLPPRLACEVAIVQPLSDDRDTVQALKDIVSLMI, from the coding sequence TTGAAGAAGCTTGATAATGCATCCGAGCCGAAAGATACGGCAAATCTACCTTACTATAAAAGTACGGGGAATGAAATCGATGTGTTCGAGCATGCTCATCGGAATAAACTCCCTGTTCTATTGAAAGGACCTACAGGTTCGGGAAAGTCTCGCTTCGTAGAATTTATGGCTGCTCGGTTAGGACTTCCTTTGGTTTCGGTTTCTTGTCATGAAGAGACTTCTGCAGTGGATTTGCTGGGTAGGTTCTTGATCAAAGGTTCCGAAACAATATGGCAGGACGGTCCTTTGACTCGAAGTATAAGAATGGGTGCAATCCTGTATGTGGATGAAATTGCAGAGGCAAGACCAGACGTTCTTGTCGCTATTCATCCCTTAACTGATTATCGAAGAGAGATCTATCTAGATCGAAAGAATGAAAGTGTGTCCGCGCCTTCTTCTTTCATGCTGGTTGCTTCTTACAACCCTGGCTACCAAAGAGGATGGAAGGAATTGAAACCTTCGACTCGACAAAGATTTATTTCCATGCAATTCGATTATCCGAATTCGAAAGTCGAGGAAGAGATACTTTTCGCAGAGACAGGAGTCCTTTTGTCAATAGCAAGTCAATTGGTTAAGTTGGGGCAGAAGATCCGAAATCTTACAGAGTTAGGTTTGATCGAATCTTGCTCTACTCGTCTTTTGGTCGATGCAGCAAAATTGATTACGAGTGGTTTGCCTCCAAGGCTTGCCTGTGAAGTCGCGATCGTGCAGCCCCTTTCGGATGATAGAGATACAGTGCAAGCCCTCAAGGATATAGTTTCCTTGATGATATGA
- a CDS encoding cbb3-type cytochrome c oxidase subunit I, translated as MKYKSQKIAYWFFATCMLLLSLQIVYGFIMGFARMGFDGLHDWIPFNAARATHTNLLVVWLLTGFMGAAHYIIPDESESEIYSVRLAYIQLLSLIVVGVVSIIGFHFNVWEGRKFLEIPRPLDYLVVINVLLFLFNIGMTVWKGKKHTTTGLVLYFGLFSAALLYLPGMIEFNSQTVDSYFRWWVVHLWVEGVWELIMGGILSFLLIKLTGVDREVIEKWLYVIVGLTFLSGILGTGHHYYYIGVPEYWKWIGGFFSMLEPLAFLAMAMFAVSMYRKSGRNHPNTISLYWTIGSAIMSFVGAGFLGFAHTLPQVNLYTHGTLITAMHGHLAFWGAYAMIVLAIITYSMPLLTGRKLWNNSIGLFAFWASNIGMLGMTGAFAVAGIAQVYLERKFGLDFLVVQKEIQVHFLGLVLAALVFTSGIVAFIWNFIKFGTPTDEAVGAEAASGDISLSSRS; from the coding sequence ATGAAATATAAATCTCAAAAAATTGCCTATTGGTTCTTTGCAACCTGCATGTTGCTCTTGTCCTTGCAAATAGTTTACGGATTCATTATGGGTTTTGCCCGAATGGGATTCGACGGTTTGCATGACTGGATCCCATTCAATGCTGCTCGAGCAACTCATACGAATCTACTTGTAGTCTGGTTATTGACCGGATTCATGGGGGCTGCTCATTATATTATTCCGGACGAGTCAGAAAGCGAGATCTATTCCGTTCGATTGGCTTATATACAGTTGCTCTCTCTAATCGTAGTGGGAGTAGTCTCTATTATCGGGTTCCATTTTAACGTTTGGGAAGGCCGGAAATTCTTGGAAATCCCAAGACCTCTGGACTATTTGGTCGTCATAAACGTACTATTATTTCTTTTTAATATAGGAATGACGGTCTGGAAGGGTAAGAAGCATACGACCACTGGCCTAGTGCTATACTTCGGACTTTTCTCCGCTGCACTCTTGTATCTACCTGGGATGATTGAATTCAATAGCCAAACTGTGGATTCTTATTTCCGTTGGTGGGTCGTTCATCTTTGGGTCGAAGGTGTTTGGGAATTGATCATGGGAGGAATTCTTTCCTTTCTTTTGATTAAGTTGACCGGAGTGGATCGAGAAGTGATCGAGAAATGGTTGTATGTGATTGTAGGTTTAACTTTTCTCTCGGGTATTCTAGGCACAGGTCACCATTATTATTATATTGGAGTTCCTGAATATTGGAAATGGATTGGCGGCTTTTTCTCTATGTTAGAGCCTTTAGCCTTTCTTGCGATGGCGATGTTTGCAGTCTCTATGTATCGGAAAAGCGGAAGAAATCATCCAAATACGATCTCACTCTACTGGACGATTGGAAGTGCGATCATGTCCTTTGTGGGAGCAGGATTTTTAGGTTTTGCGCATACACTTCCTCAAGTGAATCTGTATACACATGGAACCTTAATCACTGCAATGCATGGGCACTTGGCTTTTTGGGGAGCCTATGCAATGATCGTTCTTGCTATCATCACATATTCGATGCCTTTATTAACCGGGCGCAAGCTATGGAATAACTCCATCGGACTCTTTGCATTCTGGGCTTCCAATATTGGAATGCTTGGTATGACGGGAGCATTTGCTGTTGCAGGGATTGCGCAAGTGTACTTAGAAAGAAAATTCGGATTGGATTTTCTAGTCGTACAGAAAGAGATACAAGTGCATTTTCTCGGACTTGTGCTTGCCGCTCTCGTTTTTACTTCTGGGATAGTTGCATTTATATGGAACTTTATAAAATTCGGAACTCCTACTGATGAGGCAGTAGGAGCGGAGGCAGCCTCCGGAGATATTTCTCTTTCGAGTAGATCTTGA
- a CDS encoding c-type cytochrome: protein MLTKFQAKLFFLIGTFLFSAIFLFLTFDSLRYVYSNPSAKTLSDEVIRGKALWEKNNCMGCHTILGEGAYYAPELTKVYERRGPEWIRIFLKDPQAMYPGERKMVKYDFTEAQIGDLIAFLKWNGELDLKGFPPKPEFKPETQTVSANNVSISQPEKFKQICVACHAVGGAGGNVGPALDTVGKKFDIAYLENWLRDPQKIKPGTAMPKLPLSESEIKDLSAYLSQLK from the coding sequence ATGCTCACAAAGTTTCAGGCTAAATTATTTTTCCTCATAGGAACCTTTTTATTTTCCGCCATATTCTTATTCCTAACGTTCGATTCTTTAAGATATGTTTATTCGAATCCTTCTGCAAAGACTCTAAGTGATGAGGTGATTCGGGGTAAGGCTCTTTGGGAGAAGAATAACTGTATGGGTTGCCATACGATCTTGGGAGAAGGAGCGTATTACGCGCCTGAATTGACTAAGGTCTACGAAAGAAGAGGTCCGGAGTGGATACGAATATTTCTTAAAGACCCTCAAGCGATGTATCCAGGAGAGCGTAAGATGGTAAAATATGATTTTACCGAGGCGCAAATTGGTGATCTGATCGCCTTCTTAAAATGGAACGGGGAGCTTGACCTTAAAGGCTTTCCTCCTAAGCCAGAGTTCAAGCCTGAAACACAAACGGTAAGCGCAAATAACGTATCTATCTCTCAACCTGAAAAATTCAAACAGATCTGTGTAGCCTGTCATGCGGTTGGTGGTGCTGGTGGAAATGTCGGTCCGGCACTCGATACAGTGGGCAAGAAATTCGATATTGCCTATCTGGAGAATTGGCTTCGAGATCCGCAAAAGATAAAACCAGGGACAGCCATGCCTAAATTGCCTTTGAGCGAATCGGAGATCAAGGATCTGTCCGCCTATCTTTCCCAATTAAAATAG
- a CDS encoding Crp/Fnr family transcriptional regulator yields the protein MLNTAIVDPWSEIRREFENEICSIGIPKKFHKGELVFEEGRPYTGFFEIISGIFKVFSLNTDGKEAILKVFSPGELIATHPIFQPKEPCIYPGFCEALKDGELIYYPKKEFISFLKGNNQALFLFSYATVEHLNYFRKKMMENLFLSVKDRIITFLIESGADQGFVSLPVTKYQLASLLGTTPESVSRAFRFLTEEHIVEERNASYHILQKSPLN from the coding sequence ATGCTGAACACTGCAATAGTCGATCCTTGGTCGGAGATCCGTCGAGAATTCGAGAATGAAATTTGTTCGATCGGGATCCCTAAAAAATTCCATAAAGGAGAACTGGTATTCGAGGAAGGAAGACCCTATACAGGATTTTTCGAAATCATATCAGGAATATTTAAAGTATTTTCATTAAATACGGACGGAAAAGAAGCTATCCTTAAGGTATTCTCACCTGGAGAACTGATCGCCACTCATCCCATCTTTCAACCCAAGGAACCTTGTATTTATCCTGGGTTTTGCGAGGCTTTAAAAGATGGTGAATTGATCTATTATCCTAAAAAAGAATTCATTTCATTCTTAAAGGGAAACAATCAGGCACTCTTTCTATTTTCTTACGCTACTGTAGAGCATTTGAATTATTTCAGAAAGAAGATGATGGAGAATTTATTCCTATCCGTAAAAGATAGAATCATTACTTTTTTAATCGAATCAGGAGCCGACCAAGGATTTGTATCCCTACCAGTCACAAAATACCAACTGGCTTCTCTCTTAGGAACTACTCCAGAATCAGTGAGTCGCGCATTCCGCTTCCTCACCGAAGAACATATCGTCGAGGAAAGGAACGCTTCCTATCATATTCTCCAAAAATCTCCTTTGAACTAG
- a CDS encoding sterol desaturase family protein — translation MPSFKIYWLYLLSSILITCFFLILQKIRRKDFRSTEYARRNLSQKIWLHPSSILDYKYYFVNTILFSLYFGYFVLSSATVSSFISSNLAHWFGSSKLASPTGYSVIVIYSLLFWLANDFGRFLAHFLLHKTFLWEFHKFHHSAEVLNPLTVYRVHPVEGILVNSLGAFFSGIVTGITVFLFPEGIQMISFLGVNAGIFGFNLYANLRHSHIDLRFPKWLSHIFLSPAQHQVHHSKDIQLQNKNLGVTFAFWDILSGSLHIPNEEENKSLIFGLEKEKEEFKSLFSIYFSPFKKLF, via the coding sequence GTGCCTTCCTTTAAGATCTATTGGTTGTATCTACTTAGTTCGATTCTGATCACTTGCTTCTTCTTAATTCTACAAAAGATTAGAAGAAAAGATTTCCGTTCTACCGAATATGCCAGAAGAAATCTCTCTCAAAAGATCTGGTTACATCCTTCTTCCATTTTGGATTATAAATACTATTTCGTGAATACGATCTTGTTTTCACTGTATTTCGGATATTTTGTACTTTCGAGCGCGACAGTCTCTTCTTTCATAAGTAGCAACCTCGCCCACTGGTTCGGAAGTTCCAAGCTCGCCTCTCCAACAGGATATTCCGTAATCGTAATCTATTCTCTACTTTTTTGGTTGGCGAATGATTTCGGAAGATTTTTAGCTCATTTCCTATTACACAAAACCTTCTTATGGGAGTTTCACAAATTTCATCATTCGGCAGAAGTGCTAAACCCACTCACAGTCTATCGAGTCCATCCGGTAGAAGGAATATTAGTAAATTCTCTAGGAGCATTCTTCTCAGGAATTGTGACCGGCATCACAGTATTTTTATTTCCTGAAGGGATCCAGATGATCTCATTTTTAGGGGTAAATGCAGGAATCTTTGGATTCAATCTTTATGCGAATCTCAGACATTCTCATATCGATCTTCGATTTCCCAAATGGCTCAGTCATATTTTCTTAAGTCCTGCGCAGCACCAAGTGCATCACAGCAAAGACATCCAACTCCAGAACAAGAATCTAGGAGTTACATTCGCCTTTTGGGATATACTTTCTGGAAGCCTTCATATTCCCAATGAAGAAGAAAACAAAAGTTTGATCTTCGGCCTGGAGAAAGAGAAAGAAGAATTTAAAAGCTTGTTCTCTATCTATTTTTCTCCGTTCAAAAAACTTTTCTGA
- a CDS encoding TetR/AcrR family transcriptional regulator translates to MRISQSDVIAQKEHILEVGTNLIRSLGFTGAGVAQICQAASIPKGSFYNYFPGKSEFAIEALELYSKDALAECHKYLDNKELSPKERILQMFKNRIDSEKKLLKKNISCLGNMLGQNVLNDDKQIIEGLRKLYNGMSSILADTLSEIYDSKNARTWAAFLEQSWRGAMLAARATHSTQPLDIFIQTLGKILDEGEF, encoded by the coding sequence ATGCGCATCTCACAAAGCGACGTAATCGCCCAGAAAGAACATATTTTGGAAGTAGGAACGAATCTGATACGCTCGTTGGGTTTTACTGGAGCGGGAGTAGCTCAGATTTGCCAAGCTGCTTCGATTCCTAAAGGATCTTTTTATAATTATTTTCCAGGGAAATCTGAGTTTGCTATCGAGGCTTTAGAACTATATAGTAAGGACGCCCTTGCAGAATGTCATAAGTATCTTGATAATAAGGAGCTCTCTCCTAAAGAACGCATTCTTCAAATGTTTAAGAATAGAATAGATAGTGAAAAGAAACTTCTTAAAAAGAATATATCCTGCCTTGGAAACATGCTAGGCCAGAATGTCCTGAACGATGATAAGCAGATTATCGAAGGACTTCGCAAATTGTACAATGGAATGAGTTCGATTTTAGCGGACACACTGTCCGAGATCTATGATTCGAAAAATGCAAGGACTTGGGCAGCCTTTCTGGAACAATCTTGGCGAGGAGCTATGCTCGCAGCCAGAGCAACACATTCCACGCAACCCTTAGATATTTTTATCCAGACTCTCGGAAAAATATTGGATGAAGGAGAATTCTAA
- a CDS encoding PdxA family dehydrogenase has product MVPILITEGDPCGIGPEIVNLSQEKLDSHSREKILLLVSSNSFVSYPGWKEVGDPTKISEPGLYVWRKHALTPIEEASLQIGKPSEVSGKAAFASLAEGVELQKKLNGNLITLPLSKEWVLKSGVKGFRGHTEYLADRYSRPTYMLMAGRELNVLPLTTHVPLQKVPFYLKKIHLPSLISAIRSAPIQKEERIAFLGLNPHAGEGGKVGDEEKKILSPMISKMRKAGLNVSDPLSADGAFSETSRHKYSLFLACYHDQGLIPFKMWEGKYGVNLTLGLDFIRVSPDHGTAFDIAGSGKADPESFLQCLEWVSKALSAENSSRSIH; this is encoded by the coding sequence TTGGTTCCGATCCTTATCACAGAAGGAGATCCCTGCGGGATTGGCCCTGAAATTGTAAATCTATCTCAGGAGAAGTTAGACTCTCACTCCCGAGAAAAAATCCTACTCTTAGTCAGCTCCAACTCTTTCGTTTCTTATCCAGGCTGGAAGGAAGTAGGAGATCCTACAAAAATCTCCGAGCCTGGTCTCTACGTTTGGAGAAAACACGCGCTCACTCCTATAGAAGAAGCCAGTTTGCAAATCGGAAAGCCTTCTGAGGTCTCCGGCAAAGCAGCGTTTGCATCTTTGGCAGAAGGAGTGGAACTCCAAAAGAAGTTAAATGGAAATCTGATCACTCTTCCTTTAAGCAAGGAATGGGTCCTGAAATCCGGAGTGAAAGGATTCAGAGGACATACTGAGTATTTGGCAGATCGATATTCCAGGCCGACTTACATGCTTATGGCGGGAAGGGAATTGAATGTGCTTCCTCTTACGACTCATGTGCCTTTGCAAAAGGTACCTTTCTACTTGAAAAAAATCCATCTTCCTAGTTTAATCTCTGCGATCCGTTCCGCTCCCATCCAAAAAGAAGAAAGGATCGCCTTCTTAGGATTGAATCCTCATGCGGGCGAAGGCGGAAAGGTAGGGGACGAGGAAAAAAAGATCCTCTCACCGATGATCTCAAAGATGAGAAAGGCAGGATTGAATGTATCGGATCCGTTATCTGCGGACGGGGCATTCAGCGAAACGTCTCGTCATAAATATTCTCTTTTCTTGGCATGTTATCATGACCAAGGACTGATCCCTTTCAAGATGTGGGAGGGAAAATACGGGGTAAATCTAACCTTAGGTTTGGATTTTATTCGGGTCTCCCCGGACCATGGAACTGCTTTCGATATTGCAGGGAGTGGAAAAGCGGATCCGGAGAGTTTTCTGCAATGTTTAGAATGGGTCTCAAAGGCTCTTTCTGCCGAGAATAGTTCTAGGAGTATCCATTGA
- a CDS encoding bactofilin family protein, which translates to MALVKNSSEVTNSTIGENSYFNGKFFINGSLKIDGKFEGKSLQAEQLYIGASGKVRTNITAASVIIEGIVIGNITARNRVMLLPTSRILGDIRTPELIIQNGVVLEGRCIISSDLKHSNKDHIELEYAKDSLTLERLFGKQTTAKEA; encoded by the coding sequence ATGGCACTTGTTAAGAACTCCTCCGAAGTTACAAACTCCACAATCGGCGAAAATTCCTACTTTAACGGGAAGTTTTTCATCAATGGATCCTTAAAGATTGACGGAAAGTTCGAAGGTAAATCTCTGCAAGCGGAGCAATTGTACATCGGAGCTTCCGGAAAGGTTCGCACCAATATCACTGCAGCCAGCGTCATTATAGAAGGAATCGTAATCGGAAATATCACAGCTCGAAACAGAGTGATGCTTCTTCCTACTTCCAGAATTTTAGGAGATATCCGCACTCCTGAGTTGATCATCCAAAACGGAGTGGTTCTCGAAGGACGTTGCATTATCTCCAGCGATCTGAAACATTCCAACAAGGATCATATCGAATTAGAATACGCGAAAGATTCTTTGACCTTAGAAAGACTCTTCGGAAAACAAACCACAGCTAAGGAAGCTTAA